The DNA sequence GGAAAACATGATCGGCCTGTTCGTCAACACGCTGGCGCTGCGCGCCGACGTGTCCACCGACGACGGTGCCGAGCCCAGTTTCGCCACCCTGCTCACCCGCACCCGGGGTACCGCGATCAAGGCGCTGACCCGCCAGCAGGTGCCGTTCGAGCGGCTGGTGCAGGAGCTGAACGTCACCCGCGACGTCAGCCGTACCCCGGTCTTCCAGGTCCTCTTCGCCCTGCAGAACTACCAGCGCGGCGCCAAGCGGTGGCCGGCCGGGCTCACCGTGGAGCCGTTCAACACCCGGGTCCGCAGCGCCCGCTTCGACGTGTCCTGCTATCTCACCGAAACCCCCGACGGGATCCGGGGCGAGTTCCTCTACAACACCAACCTCTTCGACGCCGACACCGCCGGCCGGCTCGCCGCCCACTACGTCAACCTGCTGCGGGCCGCGGTCGCCGCCCCCGACCGGCCGCTGGTCGACCTCGACCTGCTCGACCCGGCCGAGCGCGAGCGGGTGCTCGGCTTCGCCACCGCACCCGAACCGCGGCCGGCCGCCGCGGGGACCCTGGCCGACCTGGTACGCCGGCACGCGACCGACACCCCGGACGCCCCGGCGGTGGTCTGCGGCGCCGACTCGATCACCTACCGGGAGCTGGACCGGCGCGCCAACCGGCTCGCCCACCACCTGCGCGGACGCGGCATCGGCCCGGACCACCTGGTCGGCGTCTGCCTGGAGCAGTCGGTCGAGCTGGCGGTGGCGCTGCTCGCCGTACTGCGGGCCGGTGGCGCCTACGTGCCGCTCGACCCGGAGCAGCCGCCGGCCCGGCTGGCCACCATGCTCGCCGACGCCGGGCTGTCCCTGCTGCTGACCGGCAGTGACCTGCGCGAGCCGCTCGCCGCGGCCCGCGCCGGACTGCCCGCCGGGGCGGTTCCCGAACCGGTCTGCCTCGACGGGATCCGCGCCGAGATCGACGCCAACCCGGACGGCCCGCCGGACGGCGGCCCCGCCCCGGACAACCTCGCGTACGTCATCTACACCTCGGGCTCGACCGGCACCCCGAAGGGTGTCGCGGTCGCCCACCGCCAGGTGGTCAACTACCTGGCCGACGTACGCCACCGCTTCGAGATCACGCCGGCCGCCCGCTACGCGCTGCTCCAGTCGATGTCGTTCGACTTCAGCGTCACCGTGTTCTACCTGGCGCTGTCCACCGGCGGCGTCGTGCACCTGGTTCCGCGCCGGTGCACCGGCGCGGAACTCGCCGACGAACTGGCCCGCAACGACATCGACTACATCAAGATGACGCCGTCGCACCTGGCCGCGCTGGCCGCCGACACCGGCGCCGGTCCGCTGCTGCCGCGCCGGGCGCTGATCCTCGGCGGCGAGGCGTCCGACCTGGAATGGGCCGCCGGCCTCGCGGCCGGCCCCACCGCCGTCCTCAACCACTACGGCCCGACCGAGGCCACCGTCGGCATCACCACCGACCGGGTACGGCCCGACGACGCCGGCCCCGGCATGGTCCCGATCGGCCGGCCGCTGCCGCACGCCCGGGTGTACGTGCTGGACGCCACCGGACGGCCCGCCCCGATCGGCGTACCCGGGGAGATCTTCCTCGGCGGTGACCGGCTGGCCCGCGGCTACCTGGGCCGGCCCGACCTGACCGCGCAGCGGTTCGTCGCCGACCCGTACGGCCCGCCCGGCGCCCGGATGTACCGCACCGGTGACCTCGGCCGGTGGCTGCCCGACGGCCGGCTGGCGTTCCTCGGCCGCGGCGACCACCAGGTCAAGCTGCGCGGCTACCGGGTCGAGCTGGGCGAGGTCGAGGCGGCGCTGCGCGACGCGGCCGGCGTCGGTCAGGCGGTCGTGGTGCTGCGCGACGACCGGCTCGTCGGCTACCTGGAACGGGCCGCCGACGGTGCCGACGTCGAGCCCGCCGAGCTGCGGCGCCGGCTCGCCGACCGGCTGCCGGAGTACATGATCCCGGCCCGCTACGTGTGGCTGGACCGGCTGCCGCTGCAGGACCACGGCAAGGTCGACCGCAGGGCGCTGCCGGAACCGGTCGACGACCGGCCGGCCGGCGAGCGGGTGCCGCCGCAGGGGCCGGTGGAGTCCACGATCGCGCGGGTCTGGGAGGAGATCCTGCGCCTGCCCGAGGTCGGCGTCACCGACGACTTCTTCGAACTCGGCGGGCACTCGCTGCTGGCCACCCAGGTGGTCGCCCGGCTGCGCCGGGAGCTGCCGGCGGCCACCGGCACCGAGCTGCGGCCGCTGAGCGTCATGGACCTGTTCAAGCACCGCACCGTACGCGAACTCGCCGGCCTGGTCACCGGGGACGCGGGGCAGGCCGGGGGGCTGCTGCACGAGCTGACGCCCGCCGTACCGGCCGGGCAGGTGGTCCGGTCGCTGGTCTGCGTGCCGTACGGCGGCGGCAGCGCGGTGGTCTACCAGCCGCTCGCCGAGGCACTGCCGGCCGGCCACCGGCTCTATTCCGTGGCGGTGCCCGGGCACGACATCGGGCTGGAGGACGAGCCGGCCCCGATCGAGGAGGTGGCCCGGGCGGTCGCCGACGAGGTGCTGGCCACCGTCGACGGGCCGCTGGTCCTGTACGGCCACTGCGGTCCCGGTGGCGCGCTCGCCGTCGAGGTGGCCCGGCTGCTCGAGGCCGCCGGCCGCGACCTGGACGCGATCTACCTCGGCGGGGTCTTCCCCTTCGGCCGCCCGGTCGGCGGGGTGCTCGGCCCGCTGATGCGGCTGCGGATTTCCGAACGGATCCGCAGCGACCGGATCTACCGCACCTGGTTGCAGGCGCAGGGCGCCGACATCGGGGCGCTCGACGCCGACCAGGCCGCGTTCCTGATCCGGGCGATGCGGCACGACGCCGAGGTGTCCGAGGACTACTTCACCGCGCTGATGCACCGCAAGGTCACCCCGCTGCGGGCGCCGATCGTGTCGGTCGTCGGCGACCGCGACCGGGGCACCGAGTGGGCCGAGGAACGCTACCGGGAGTGGCACTTCCTCAGCGACCGGACCGCGCTGGTGTCGATCGACGAGGGCGGACACTACTTCCTGAAGTACCGGGCCGAGGAGCTGGCCGAGATCGTCACCACCGTCGACGGCCGGCTCGACGGGCCGGTGCCGGAGTCGCCGGCGGACGGTGGACCGCCCCCGGCCGGGGCGGCGGCACCGGACGGCACCGACCCGGACGACGGCGGCCCCGACGACGGCCTCGAACCGGCGTGGCGGCTGGTCGAGGTGTCCCGCCGGGACGGCTCTCCGACCCCGGCGAAGTCCGCCACGGACGCGAAGGTCGCCGCCCGCAAGGCGCGCCGGGAGCCGGCGCCGAGCATGAAGCGGTTCGGGCTGGTCGCGGCCGGCCAGATCGTCACGATGGCCGGCACCGCGCTGACCAGCTTCGCCGTACCGCTGTGGATCTTCATCGAGACCGGGTCGCTGGCCCGGTTCGCGCTGTTCTCCGTACTCGGGTTGGTGCCCGGCCTGGTCATCGCGCCGTTCGCCGGGGCCCTGATCGACCGGACCAGCCGGCGCCGGGTCATCCTGCTCGCCTGCTGCGCGGCCGGCGTCGCCAAGCTGACCGTCACCGGGCTGCTGCTCACCGACCGGGCCGAGACCTGGCACTTCTACGTACTGGTCGGCTGGCTGTCGGTGACCCTGGCGTTCCAGCGGCTGGCGTTCGTGTCGGCCGTCCCGCAACTGGTGCCCAAGCGCTTTCTCGGGCACGCCAACGGCGTCGCGCAGATGGCCACCGGACTCACCCAGTTCATGGTGCCGCTGGTCGCGGTCGCCCTGCTGGAGGCGATCGGCCTGGACGGCATTCTCGTCGTCGACGTCGTGACGTACGCTCTCGCGATCGTGATCCTGCTCGCCATCCGCTTCCCCCGCACCATGGCCCTGCGCCGCCGGGAGACCCTCAC is a window from the Polymorphospora rubra genome containing:
- a CDS encoding non-ribosomal peptide synthetase/MFS transporter; protein product: MIPEVAPGAAPPSFGQERLWFMEQFAPGTAAYVIPSTIRLRGPLDPDLLRNAFDAVAARHDSLRMRFTQTPDGRPVVEVADTVRVPVPVVAADDEDHARALVADAARQPFDLTVAPLVRALVVRLGPDDHLLHAATHHIVSDGWSQDLLFAEVAAHYAAALGGDPVPPGPATRYTDYAAWQRDRADGPAAAGELDYWREALAGVPPLDLPTDRPRPAEQRYDGRSHHFQLDAELTDGLRRLARTRRATLYMTLLAGLQAVFFRYTGQRDFAIGSPVAGRVVPELENMIGLFVNTLALRADVSTDDGAEPSFATLLTRTRGTAIKALTRQQVPFERLVQELNVTRDVSRTPVFQVLFALQNYQRGAKRWPAGLTVEPFNTRVRSARFDVSCYLTETPDGIRGEFLYNTNLFDADTAGRLAAHYVNLLRAAVAAPDRPLVDLDLLDPAERERVLGFATAPEPRPAAAGTLADLVRRHATDTPDAPAVVCGADSITYRELDRRANRLAHHLRGRGIGPDHLVGVCLEQSVELAVALLAVLRAGGAYVPLDPEQPPARLATMLADAGLSLLLTGSDLREPLAAARAGLPAGAVPEPVCLDGIRAEIDANPDGPPDGGPAPDNLAYVIYTSGSTGTPKGVAVAHRQVVNYLADVRHRFEITPAARYALLQSMSFDFSVTVFYLALSTGGVVHLVPRRCTGAELADELARNDIDYIKMTPSHLAALAADTGAGPLLPRRALILGGEASDLEWAAGLAAGPTAVLNHYGPTEATVGITTDRVRPDDAGPGMVPIGRPLPHARVYVLDATGRPAPIGVPGEIFLGGDRLARGYLGRPDLTAQRFVADPYGPPGARMYRTGDLGRWLPDGRLAFLGRGDHQVKLRGYRVELGEVEAALRDAAGVGQAVVVLRDDRLVGYLERAADGADVEPAELRRRLADRLPEYMIPARYVWLDRLPLQDHGKVDRRALPEPVDDRPAGERVPPQGPVESTIARVWEEILRLPEVGVTDDFFELGGHSLLATQVVARLRRELPAATGTELRPLSVMDLFKHRTVRELAGLVTGDAGQAGGLLHELTPAVPAGQVVRSLVCVPYGGGSAVVYQPLAEALPAGHRLYSVAVPGHDIGLEDEPAPIEEVARAVADEVLATVDGPLVLYGHCGPGGALAVEVARLLEAAGRDLDAIYLGGVFPFGRPVGGVLGPLMRLRISERIRSDRIYRTWLQAQGADIGALDADQAAFLIRAMRHDAEVSEDYFTALMHRKVTPLRAPIVSVVGDRDRGTEWAEERYREWHFLSDRTALVSIDEGGHYFLKYRAEELAEIVTTVDGRLDGPVPESPADGGPPPAGAAAPDGTDPDDGGPDDGLEPAWRLVEVSRRDGSPTPAKSATDAKVAARKARREPAPSMKRFGLVAAGQIVTMAGTALTSFAVPLWIFIETGSLARFALFSVLGLVPGLVIAPFAGALIDRTSRRRVILLACCAAGVAKLTVTGLLLTDRAETWHFYVLVGWLSVTLAFQRLAFVSAVPQLVPKRFLGHANGVAQMATGLTQFMVPLVAVALLEAIGLDGILVVDVVTYALAIVILLAIRFPRTMALRRRETLTAEIVGGVRYSLRRREFRAMLAFFATLNFFLFPVLFLLSPLVLGFADLAEVARIAIVGGIGGACGGLVMLVWGGPRHYRMRAVLIGTLAIAAACVLTGMRPSLVVIGAGAFGMYFALALVNGIYNTVVQTKVPQRFHGRVFALNQMVASSTMPIGWGIVAPLASTAAEPLLLPGGALAGSVGAVIGVGPGRGIGLLYLVFGLGIAATAAISMRTRILSRFDDEVPDAPPEDVIGIETRRARAVPGPRRPADDDPTGPAGDDSADPARRPVSMASGG